One Natrinema halophilum genomic window carries:
- the leuS gene encoding leucine--tRNA ligase: protein MTSHYDHAQVQEFWQYVWERDDVYALDEDATDPTYVLGMFPYTSGTLHMGHIRNYAITDAYSRYRRMQGDDVLHPMGWDAFGLPAENAAVERKTDPESWTQACIRRMREELETMGFGYDWFREITTCEPEYYRWNQWLFNRLYEAGLVEYEAATVNWCPDCETVLADAQVAEQDDERVCWRCETPVGRRELDQWFFTITDYAEELYDGLDELEGWPEGVREIQRNWIGRQEGARISFDVSTDNDGGESGDGDGTIEVFSTRPETIFGATFLAVSPGHDLAQELAAEDDEVAEYVATVREQDPDEVGFAGVETDATAVHPLTGDELPVYVAGYVLEDVGTGAVMGVPGHNERDHSFALEHDLPIERVISPPDETEREGEDLIGEDDGTGADHHGDVDETAPYTGEGVLEGSDEYGGLETTTARERLVAAHDAFAEDVTYRLRDWLISRQRYWGTPIPVVHCDDCGHVLVPDEELPVELPEFVQTTGNPLDAAGEWTETTCPDCGGPARRETDTMDTFVDSSWYFLRFLSPHLEDAPFDTDLADDWMPIDVYVGGDEHAILHLLYTRFFTRALADLGLLERREPIRDLMSQGTVLYDGEKMSSSKGNVVAPEEYGAETTRLFVLSAAHPEQDFEWTANNVRGAYDLQQSLYRMATDFVERGDARLERREHDEYVAREIDRTIAAITDEYERFRFHRAATEIQELARLLRRYCEYDRPHGEIYRRGLLTLAAVIAPMAPHLGEELWNKLRGEGLVVVADWPQPDRDTSSYQRERRLIDRTLADVRDIVDVAAIDGPERVELVVAQVWKYRAAELVGEAGAEDTAERGVDVGSIADRVLEGDDVDADRETVAAFVGELVGRDRSMESEQELTAAGEYSILERASWLVTDEFGADVTVRRATADDELADKARPGKPAIHIS, encoded by the coding sequence ATGACGAGCCATTACGATCACGCGCAGGTACAGGAGTTCTGGCAGTACGTCTGGGAACGTGACGACGTCTACGCGCTCGACGAGGATGCCACCGATCCGACGTACGTCCTCGGAATGTTCCCCTACACGTCCGGCACGCTCCACATGGGACATATTCGAAACTACGCGATTACGGACGCCTATTCGCGGTATCGTCGCATGCAGGGAGACGACGTCCTTCATCCCATGGGTTGGGACGCATTCGGCTTGCCGGCCGAAAACGCGGCAGTCGAGCGAAAGACTGACCCCGAATCCTGGACCCAGGCCTGTATTCGCCGTATGCGCGAAGAACTCGAGACGATGGGCTTTGGCTACGACTGGTTCCGGGAGATCACCACCTGCGAACCGGAGTACTACCGGTGGAATCAGTGGCTGTTCAACCGGCTCTACGAAGCGGGGCTTGTCGAGTACGAAGCGGCGACGGTCAACTGGTGTCCCGACTGCGAAACGGTTCTCGCCGATGCACAGGTAGCCGAGCAAGACGATGAGAGAGTCTGCTGGCGCTGCGAGACGCCTGTCGGTCGACGGGAACTCGACCAGTGGTTCTTTACGATCACCGACTACGCCGAGGAATTGTACGACGGACTCGACGAACTGGAAGGATGGCCTGAAGGAGTCCGCGAGATACAACGGAACTGGATCGGCCGGCAGGAAGGCGCGCGGATCTCCTTCGACGTGTCCACCGACAACGATGGCGGTGAGAGCGGAGACGGTGATGGGACCATCGAGGTGTTCAGCACGCGACCCGAGACGATTTTCGGCGCGACGTTCCTTGCGGTGTCGCCTGGACATGATCTCGCACAGGAACTGGCCGCCGAAGATGACGAGGTTGCGGAGTACGTCGCAACCGTCCGCGAACAGGACCCCGACGAGGTCGGCTTTGCCGGCGTCGAAACCGACGCAACTGCCGTTCACCCCTTGACAGGCGATGAACTCCCCGTTTATGTCGCTGGATACGTACTCGAGGACGTCGGTACGGGCGCCGTGATGGGCGTTCCGGGCCACAATGAGCGAGACCATTCGTTCGCGCTCGAACACGACCTTCCGATCGAGCGCGTGATCTCACCGCCCGACGAGACCGAACGTGAGGGCGAGGACCTCATTGGCGAAGATGACGGCACTGGCGCCGATCACCACGGAGACGTCGACGAAACGGCACCGTACACCGGGGAAGGTGTGCTCGAGGGGAGCGACGAGTACGGCGGTCTGGAAACGACGACGGCTCGGGAACGCCTCGTCGCCGCACACGACGCGTTCGCGGAAGACGTTACCTACCGTCTTCGGGATTGGCTGATCTCTCGACAGCGCTACTGGGGGACGCCGATTCCGGTCGTCCACTGTGACGACTGCGGTCACGTTCTCGTCCCGGACGAAGAACTCCCGGTCGAACTCCCCGAGTTCGTCCAGACGACTGGCAACCCGCTGGATGCAGCCGGTGAATGGACGGAAACAACCTGCCCTGACTGCGGTGGTCCCGCGCGTCGCGAGACGGATACGATGGACACGTTCGTCGATTCGTCGTGGTACTTCCTGCGCTTTCTCTCGCCGCACCTCGAGGACGCGCCGTTCGATACCGACCTCGCTGACGACTGGATGCCGATCGACGTCTACGTCGGTGGCGACGAACACGCTATTCTCCACCTGCTGTACACCCGATTCTTTACGCGGGCGCTCGCCGATCTCGGGCTCCTCGAGCGGAGAGAGCCCATTCGAGACCTCATGAGTCAGGGGACGGTGCTATACGACGGTGAGAAGATGTCCAGTTCCAAGGGGAACGTCGTCGCTCCCGAAGAGTACGGCGCAGAGACAACTCGGCTGTTCGTCCTCTCGGCGGCCCATCCCGAACAGGACTTCGAATGGACTGCCAACAACGTCCGCGGGGCCTACGACCTCCAGCAGTCCCTCTACCGGATGGCGACTGATTTCGTCGAGAGGGGCGATGCTCGCCTCGAACGACGAGAGCACGACGAGTACGTTGCCCGCGAGATCGACCGAACGATCGCGGCGATTACCGACGAGTACGAGCGATTCCGGTTTCATCGCGCCGCAACCGAGATTCAGGAGCTCGCGCGGCTCCTCAGGCGGTACTGCGAGTACGATCGTCCCCACGGAGAGATCTATCGGCGCGGCTTACTGACCCTGGCTGCGGTGATCGCACCCATGGCACCGCATCTGGGCGAAGAACTGTGGAACAAACTCCGAGGCGAGGGACTCGTCGTCGTTGCCGATTGGCCGCAGCCGGATCGGGATACATCGTCGTACCAGCGCGAACGTCGCCTGATCGACCGAACGCTCGCGGACGTCCGGGACATCGTCGACGTCGCCGCAATCGACGGGCCCGAGCGGGTCGAACTGGTCGTCGCGCAGGTGTGGAAATACCGGGCCGCTGAACTGGTCGGCGAGGCCGGTGCCGAGGACACAGCAGAGAGGGGCGTCGACGTCGGATCGATCGCCGACCGCGTGCTCGAGGGAGACGACGTCGACGCGGACCGCGAGACGGTTGCGGCGTTCGTCGGCGAACTCGTCGGCCGTGACCGTAGCATGGAGAGCGAACAGGAACTTACGGCGGCTGGTGAGTATTCGATTCTCGAGCGTGCGAGTTGGCTCGTGACCGACGAGTTCGGCGCGGACGTCACCGTTCGACGGGCGACCGCAGACGACGAACTTGCGGACAAAGCCCGCCCTGGAAAACCAGCGATCCACATCAGCTGA
- a CDS encoding HalOD1 output domain-containing protein, whose amino-acid sequence MMEGGDNVEISSGRTPSRAVIEAIAEAEDVQTTDVNPPAYESLYAVVDPDALDALFGGRSSGANGSRGSVSFEFCGYDVTVDGEGTVVLEELTESTD is encoded by the coding sequence ATGATGGAGGGTGGCGATAATGTCGAAATATCGTCCGGAAGGACGCCGAGTCGCGCAGTAATTGAAGCAATAGCCGAAGCGGAGGACGTCCAGACAACGGATGTCAATCCGCCGGCGTACGAATCGCTGTACGCCGTCGTCGACCCCGATGCGCTCGACGCGCTGTTCGGCGGTCGATCGTCCGGCGCAAACGGGTCGCGCGGATCCGTCTCGTTCGAATTTTGTGGGTACGACGTCACCGTCGATGGGGAGGGAACAGTGGTGCTCGAGGAACTGACCGAATCCACGGACTGA